The DNA region TTGAATGAAAATTTAAAACAAGAAAGAGTTTAAACTCCTCGCAAGGTTGCGAGGAGAGTTTTAAGAAAAAAACTATTGAAGTAATCTTAAAACATTTTGTTGTGCTGCATTGGCTTGAGCTAGAGCATAACTACCACTTTGAGCAAGTATGTTTGCTTTAGAGTAGTTTGCTGATTCACTTGCAAAATCCACATCTCTTATGGTTGATTCAGCAGATTTTAAATTCACTTGTGTTGTAGTGATATTGTTGATCGTTTTTTCGATTTGTTGTTGCACTGAACCTATATCTGCTCTAATGGTGTCAAGGTTTGCGATAGCAGTTTCTGCTATATCCATAACAGCCATTGCACCTTTTAGGGTGGTTACGCCTGCGGTTTGATCTACAAGGTTTGCACCTGCAGTATAAGCAATACTGGTGTTAAGTTGTCCTGTAACTGAATGCACCATGGCAGTTAAAGATTGGCTATATACAAAGCCACCTTGGCCTAAAGCACCTGCAGCAGAAAAACCTGTTATGGTTGTGACATTCATACCAACACTGAATTGAATTCCCGCAGCAGAAGCTGAAGAGAAAAATAATTTCCCAAATCTATCCCCATTAAAGCCCATAGCATCAGCTTCATACACACCGATGATACCTTTACTTTCTCTTAAAGAAACAGAAGCTTGAGAAACATCAGTGATATTAGCAAAACCTATAGCCGAAGCAGTTCCTGAGATAACGATATCTTGTCCATTGTTTTTCACAAGGCTAAGGCGTCCAAAATTCACATTCATGGCTGTGCCCACACCAGAACCAGCACCCATATTACCTTCAATGAATATGCCTCTACCATCTTTAGAGTCAAGCACGATGCGTCCATTTGCATCAAGGCTTGCATCAACGCCTGTTGTATCTTTTACAGCATTGATTGCTTGGACTAAAGAGCCGTTTTCATCGCCATCTTTGTAATCAATCCTACCTATAGTTACGCCATTGATCGCAAAATCATCGCTTGTATTTCCACCTTTTATAGCATAAGCTCCTGTAGTAGTTACCTTAAAGCTTGCACGAATGCCTGTTTTATCGGTGGATTTGTTGATCTCTTCAGCTAAGGCCCCAATACCTGTGTTGATACTATAAGAAATCGCAACTTCGTTGAATTTAAAGTCTGAGATACCATTATAGTTTTTAATGGTGATTTGAGCGTTACCAGCAGCGGTTATCTTTGCTCCTGTCTCAAAACGAGTTACACCGATTTTTGAACTTTGAGTTGAACCTATACTTGCTTTGATGGTTTGGTTTGATTGAGAACCAATTTGAAATTCTTGATTAGTAAAACCACCAGAAAGCAATTGCTTACCATTGAAAGAAGTGGTGTTGGCGATATTGTCTAGTTCTTCCATAAGGCGGTTGATGTCTGCTTGAAGCATATTTCTTGTTTTAGTGCTTTGTCCATCTTGAGCCGCTTGAGTAGCTTTAGTTTTAATCGCATCAAGAATTTTTGTTTGTTCGTCCATCGCTTTATCAGCAGTTTGCAAAAGTGAATTTGCATCGTTACCATTGTTGATAGCTTGTCCCAAAGTAGAAGCTTGAGTGCGAAGTTGATCAGCAATTGCCAAACCAGACGCATCGTCTTTTGCGGAGTTTATTCTAAGCGTCGTTTTATAGCCTTAAAGCCCAAATTTAAGGACAAAGTTTTCAAAAAGTCAATACAAAAGTCAATAAAATTTCTTTCAAACAGCTAAAAGCCCAGCTCTAAATTTCCCCTCAAATCACCATTTGCCATAAAAGAAAAAGTCAATTCAAAAGTCAATATCTCGCTTTCATTTTGGATACAAAAAATTTGAGCCAAAAGATAAAATCTCTTTTAAATACCCCATAAGCAAAAATAAAGTATAATCAAACTAACTTAAGTGTAAATGGTTACTCTTTTCGGTTGGGGAAAAGGGGACAAAGTAGATGAAGTTGAAAATTTTAAATATCTTGATACTGACTTTACTTGTGGCGAAGGAGCTTTTATGGCTCCTAAACCACCTCTAAAAAAACCAATTAAGATTATAGCAAACCTGCCTTAACCTTAGCTTAAGCAAAAAACACCTACCGAAGAGGGGCAGGCTTCGGGACAAACCTTAAATTTATCATTACAAGCAAAGCAAAACAATCCACCTCACAAAAAATACAAATTTTTTATCAACAAAGTATAAACTTTTTTTCAAAGCTAACGATATAGCTTGTAACAACGAAAGGAATTCGTTGATTTCACTTTAAAAGGATTTAAAATGTCATTTCGTATTAACACCAATGTGTCAGCACTTAACGCAACCGCAAGTGTTACAGCTAACTCAAGAAGTTTAAGTACTTCTTTGGAAAGACTTTCTACTGGTCTTAGAATAAACTCCGCAAAAGATGATGCGTCTGGTTTGGCAATTGCTGATCAACTTCGCACTCAAGCTTCTACTTTGGGACAAGCTATCAACAATGGTAACGATGCAAATTCACTTTTGCAAACTGCTGATAAAGCGATGGACGAACAAACAAAAATTCTTGATGCGATTAAAACTAAAGCTACTCAAGCGGCTCAAGATGGACAAAGCACTAAAACAAGAAATATGCTTCAAGCAGACATCAACCGCCTTATGGAAGAATTAGACAATATCGCTAACACCACTTCTTTCAATGGTAAGCAATTGCTTTCTGGTGGTTTTACTAATCAAGAATTCCAAATCGGCGCGCAGTCAAATCAAACTATCAAAGCAACTATAGGTTCAACTCAATCAAGTAAGATTGGGGTAACTCGTTTTGAGACAGGAGCTCAAATCACTGCTGCAGGTGCAGCCAATCTTACTATACTTAATTACAATGGTATAGATGATTTTGACTTTGCTGAAGTGCAAATTTCATACAGCGTTGGAACAGGCGTTGGAGCTTTAGCTGAAGAGATTAACAGAGTTTCTGATAGAACAGGTGTTCGTGCAAGCTACAATGTAACTACTACAGGGCTTTATGCGATTCAAGGCGATACTACAAGTGCTGATTTTGCAATCAATGGCACAGTCATAGGTGCTGTGAGATACGAAGATGGCGATAAAAACGGCTCTTTGGTTGCTGCGATCAATGCTGTAAAAGATACTACAGGTGTTGAAGCAAGCCTTGATGAATTTGGTAAACTTGTAATGAAGTCAAATGATGGTAGAGGTATTGTTATTACAGCTGGTAGTATAGGTAAGGGTTCTGGCGTCGTAGGTGGTACTATGTATAGCAACTATGGTCGTCTTAGTCTTGTGAAAAACAATGGACAAGACATCGCTATCTCAGGAACAGGCTTTGGCTTTGATGCTGGATTTGTCTCTCAAACTTCTGTTTCTTTAAGGGATAGTAAAGGCACTATAGATTCTGAAACTGCTGATGCTATGGGATTTTATGCTGATGGCAAAGGTAAGAAAGTGATCACTCAAGCACTCGCTGCTTTCATGTCAGCAGCTGGTAGTGGTTTCTCTGCTGGTTCAGGCTTTTCTATAGGTAGTAACCAAAACTTTTCTACTATCTTAGCTGAAGGGGCTGTCTTTATCTCAGCATACTCAAACGCATATAACACCTCTGCTGGTTCAGGTTTCTCTACTGGTTCAGGACTTTCACAAACAGCGACTGTTAAAACTTCTGTGTTTAATGTCGCTGATCAAACCGCAGGCGTAACCACCCTAAAAGGTGCAATGGCTGTTATGGATATAGCAGAAACTGCTATCGCAAACCTTGACACCATTAGAGCAGATATAGGTTCAGTGCAACAACAAATCGAAAAAACGATCAACAATATCACTACAACACAAGTGAATTTAAAATCTGCTGAATCAACCATAAGAGATGTGGATTTTGCAAGTGAATCAGCAAACTACTCTAAAGCAAACATACTTGCTCAAAGTGGTAGTTATGCTCTAGCTCAAGCCAATGCAGCACAACAAAATGTTTTAAGATTACTCCAATAGTTTTTCTTAAAACTCTCCTCGCAACCTTGCGAGGAGTTTAAACTCTTTCTTGTTTTAAATTTTTATTCAAACTTGAGTTTCTTTGTGGTTTTTTCTTTTGAAATTGTATCAATCATCTTTTTTTGCTTTTCGCAGTCTTTTTATAATCAGCAAACACCGCCCCCGCACAAAGCTTCTTTGCAGTGTGATTTTTAAAAGCTTTACAGCTGTGTTTAAGTTATGCTTAAGCGGGGTTGAGCTAAAATGATTGGTGAAGAATTAAGTTAAGCTAGTTAATGAGCCACAAAAGCTCTTTGGCTAGCAACAGGATCAAAATAAGAACATTTAAAATCCTATTCATTACCTGCCTCCTTTCCACACCGAAAAGAAGTTAAGCACTTAAACGATACCATTGTGATAAATTTATGCTTAAAGGTTGGTTGTATTGGGTTTGATTTGTTTTACAAATTTGGTTTAAGCTTTTGAGCTATTTTCAAGCCACAGAACTCTTCAAGCTCTTCAAAGCTTGCCTTGTGTATGCTTTCAAAATCCCCAAAATGATTTAAGGCTTTTTGAATTTCAGCCTTACTTAAGCCTAAATTTTCAAGCTTTGAGCTTTGCAAGTCCCTTTTTCTCTTCGTGTTTTGATGAAAAGAAATCGCAAAGCGGTGGGCTTCATCGCGAAGTTTTTGTAAAAACTGAAGTTTTTTATCCTCAGTGCTTAGGTTAAAAACCTGCTTTTTGCTATAAATTTTATCCCTTGCACTGCCCTTTGCTCTGTAAGCTTTTGCGTCAATTTTTTCTTTTGAGATAGTTAAGACATCAACATTTGCTCCACTACTTTGTAAAATTTCAAGGGCTAAATCAAGCAAAGCCTTGCCCCCATCGATAAGCCAAAGATCAGGTGGGCTAAGTTTATCAAAGTCTAAAGCCCTTCTCGTAAGCACTTCACGCATTTGCTCATAATCATTGCTGTATTTAAGATGAAAATGGCGGTAGTGGTTTTTTTCAAAGCCATTTTGACAAAAAGCGATCATCGCCCCAACACTTGCACTGCCTTGCATGTGAGAGTTATCAAACACTTCTATATTTTGTGGTAAATGCTCTAAGTCAAAAAAGTCTTTTAACTCTTTTTGCAAGCTAAACTCGTTTTGCTTTTGAGAATTTTTAAGATTAATCAAAGCATTTTTAACCCCTAGATCACAAATTCGCTTTTTTTCGCCTATTTTTGGGTGTTTGATATGAATTTTTTTATTAAATCTTAAGCTTAGCAAATCCTCAAGCAAAGCCAT from Campylobacter sp. MIT 12-8780 includes:
- a CDS encoding flagellin, encoding MAIADQLRTQASTLGQAINNGNDANSLLQTADKAMDEQTKILDAIKTKATQAAQDGQSTKTRNMLQADINRLMEELDNIANTTSFNGKQLLSGGFTNQEFQIGSQSNQTIKASIGSTQSSKIGVTRFETGAKITAAGNAQITIKNYNGISDFKFNEVAISYSINTGIGALAEEINKSTDKTGIRASFKVTTTGAYAIKGGNTSDDFAINGVTIGRIDYKDGDENGSLVQAINAVKDTTGVDASLDANGRIVLDSKDGRGIFIEGNMGAGSGVGTAMNVNFGRLSLVKNNGQDIVISGTASAIGFANITDVSQASVSLRESKGIIGVYEADAMGFNGDRFGKLFFSSASAAGIQFSVGMNVTTITGFSAAGALGQGGFVYSQSLTAMVHSVTGQLNTSIAYTAGANLVDQTAGVTTLKGAMAVMDIAETAIANLDTIRADIGSVQQQIEKTINNITTTQVNLKSAESTIRDVDFASESANYSKANILAQSGSYALAQANAAQQNVLRLLQ
- a CDS encoding flagellin; the encoded protein is MSFRINTNVSALNATASVTANSRSLSTSLERLSTGLRINSAKDDASGLAIADQLRTQASTLGQAINNGNDANSLLQTADKAMDEQTKILDAIKTKATQAAQDGQSTKTRNMLQADINRLMEELDNIANTTSFNGKQLLSGGFTNQEFQIGAQSNQTIKATIGSTQSSKIGVTRFETGAQITAAGAANLTILNYNGIDDFDFAEVQISYSVGTGVGALAEEINRVSDRTGVRASYNVTTTGLYAIQGDTTSADFAINGTVIGAVRYEDGDKNGSLVAAINAVKDTTGVEASLDEFGKLVMKSNDGRGIVITAGSIGKGSGVVGGTMYSNYGRLSLVKNNGQDIAISGTGFGFDAGFVSQTSVSLRDSKGTIDSETADAMGFYADGKGKKVITQALAAFMSAAGSGFSAGSGFSIGSNQNFSTILAEGAVFISAYSNAYNTSAGSGFSTGSGLSQTATVKTSVFNVADQTAGVTTLKGAMAVMDIAETAIANLDTIRADIGSVQQQIEKTINNITTTQVNLKSAESTIRDVDFASESANYSKANILAQSGSYALAQANAAQQNVLRLLQ